The window TACTGTAAGAATACTGCCGAGATCCCGTTTTGGCAAACGGATGATTACGATCTTTCCTGCTCGACGACGCGGATGCTCTGCCACTTTTCGGAGCGGTATCGAAGGAGGGTCAATGTCATGCGGACAAACCAATCGACCACCATCACTCCCCAGACGTAAGTGATCCCGAGAGGCTGAACGAAAGAAAAATAAAAGGCGAGGGGAACCCGGATCAGCCAGGCGCCGACGAAGGTGACCGTCAGGAGAAAGCGGGTGTCCCCCGCCCCCTTGAGGGAGCCGGAGAGGACCATCGTGATCGCCAGCGGAATCTGGATCAGCGCGACGATCTTCAGAAAGAGGGTCCCCAGACGGATGACCTCCGCATCTTCCGTAAACAGCCGAAGCAATAGATAGGGGAAGAAGAAAAAAACAATTCCCATGGAGGCCATCACCAAAACGGCGAGTCGATTCGCCTCCCAATTCGCAACCTTCGCCCGCTTGTACTGCGAGGCGCCGATGCTCTGCCCCACGGAGGTGACGGCGGCCACGGCGAACCCGCTTCCGGCCATAAAGGAGAAGGCCTCGATCGCAAGCCCCACCTGATGCGCGGCGTAGGTGACCGTCCCATAGACCAGCACGGCCCGCGCGTACGACATTTGGGCCACCTGCTGGACGAGCCGGTCGGCGCAGAAGGGAAGACCGACGCGGACGACCTGCCGGATCAAATCGAGGCGAAGCGGGGTTCGGTGGAGAAAACCTTTCTGGAAAGCCCTCATCAGGAGATAGCCTGCGCCGAAGATTTCGGAAACGCCGACCGCAATAGCGGCTCCCCGAACCCCCATCGCGGGGAATCCGAACCGGCCGTAAATGAGGGTGTAAGCGATGCCGAGGTGAAGAAGATTCACCCCGATGATGGCGATCATCGGGGTGCGCGTATCGGCCCGCCCGTGCATGATCGCCGAGAGAAGATCGACCCCCACACTGACCGGCAAAAAGAGAAAAATATAAAAGAGGTATGCATCGATCAATTCGATGAGCGCCGGCTCCGCTCCGAGAAGGAAGGCCGCTTCCCGGCGGAAAAAAAGCCCGACCCCGCCGATCAAAAAACTGAGCGCAAAGCCGAGCCACAACGCGCTGAATGCCGCCTCCGACGCCCGCTGTCCTCTTTGTGCGCCGACCAGTTGAGCCACGACCACCGTGGTCCCGACCGATAGCCCGGCAATCAGGCTCATCATGAAAACGATGATCAGCTGGGAGAGGCCGACCGCCGCGATCGCCGACGCTCCCAGACCGCCGACCAAGAAGATATCGGTGGTCGTGACCGCCCGATCCAAGAGGCTGCCGGCGATCACAGGCAGGGCCAGCGCCAACATCTGCCGTCGAACGTCTCTTCTCATTGCGGGACTGCCCGGAGCTGCTTTTCGATGAGCAAACGGCGCGGCGGAGGGAACGAAGAATGGGGGACGGATGGAAGAAAAACAAATCGATCTTTCATGGATGTGAATGATTATATCCGCTTTGATTCGGATCGGCAACTGATCACATTTTTTTAACTTTCGGTATAAAACATGATATATTGCAGCCATGACGGAAATGAAACGCATTCGCGAAGTCGCCCTCCGCGCCGCCAAAAAGGCGGGACAGATTCTCAAGAAAGGACTGGAAGGAGAGGTCACGGTCTCTTATAAAGGAGACCTCAATCTGGTGACCAACATCGATCATCGCTCTGAAGAAGCGATCGTGGCGTTGGTCAACAAACAGTTCCCCGGCCATCAGGTCCTGGCGGAGGAGGGCCACGATCGAACCGAGCCCTCCCCCTTCCGATGGATTATCGATCCGTTGGATGGAACCACCAATTACTCCCATCGGTTTCCATTTTTCTGCGTTTCGATCGCGGTGGAAATACGGGGAAAAGTGCAGTTGGGCATCGTGCTCGATCCCCTTCGGAACGAACTCTTCTTCGCCGAAAAGGGGAAGGGCGCCTTCCTCAACGAAAAACCGATCTCCGTCTCTTCGGTCACGCGCCTGAGCAAGAGTCTTCTTGTCACCGGTTTCGCCTACGATGTTCGAACCGATCCGATCAACAACTTCAATCATTTTATCAATTTCAGCATGAAGGCCCAGGGGGTCCGCAGAACCGGTTCGGCGGCGCTCGATCTCTCTTATGTCGCCTCCGGCCGGCTCGACGGCTTCTGGGAACTCAAGCTCCAGCCGTGGGATACCGCGGCCGGAAGCTTGATTCTGACCGAGGCCGGCGGGAAATTGAGCGACTTCTCCGGAAAATCCTATTCCATTTACGATTCGGAATTGCTCGCCAGCAACGGGAAAATTCATCGGGAGATGATTGATGTGTTGCAAAAGGTCGGATGAAGCCCCCCGCTGACCGGCAGCCGAAGAGGGGCATCCGCTCCCCCGGCCTTCTTTTATATCCGTCTCGTCTTAGTTCAGTCCGTGAATCATCAGGGGAAGTCCGTGCAGCAGCACGCCGGGATACCAGACAGAATGACATTTTTTGTCAACTGATGGGTAATCTCGTCCTCTTTTCGGTCTTACTTTTTTCAGGGCATTCTTAAAATATTTATAACCCATTGATTTTGAATGGCATAATGAACCCTCCTTGCAATACATTATTGGTATAAGAATTGCTTTTTAGCCATCGACAGCCCTGTTCAGTTTTGTTCAATATATTCGAACTCTCCAGCGGGAGTCAGATGAGCGATAAAGAATCCAGGAAGAAACCCTCTTTTTTTAAACTCACCATCAATTCATTGGCGCTTTTTCTGGCCGCCCTTCGTGACCTCTTTATTTTGTGGTTCCCCCGGATCATCGCTCGCCTCGTGATCCGCAAGGGAGATTATGCCTTCCTTATCCACCCAAGAGACCTCACCGATGTTTCGAGAAAGTATCCCTTTTCGTCTTATTTTCCACCCCATTGGGTCGAACGCGCCACACGGATGTTGTGGCCGATCATCGGCTCCCGCATTACCGGCCTGAAGTCGGCGGACGGGGAGGATAAGACCGGATATATCGTCATCTGCCCGCTGACACCCGAGCAGATGCATTACAATCAGCGCCTTGCTAAAAAAAGGATTCTTCAAACGGCCCGGTTGGCGGAGAAGCTCGGCTGCGAAGTCATCGGCCTTGGCGCGCTTTCCACCTCCATGAGCATGGGGGGCGAATACCTGACCGACAAAACCGACATCGGCGTCACCACGGGACATGCCTATACCACTTCGGTCATCCTCCAGATGCTGGATGAGGTTGCCCATGTCTTGAACATGGACCTGGAGCAAAAAACCTTGGCGATCGTCGGCGCGGCCGGCTATATGGGCGTCCCCTGCACGCGGATCCTTTCCGAGAAGAGGAAAATAGGAAAATTACTCCTCGTCGATCGCCCGGCGAAGCGAGTCGCGTTGGATCTTCTGCAGCAAGAAATAAAATCGGTCGCCATCGAAGTGGCCACCACCCTTCATAGTCTTCGCCAGGCCGACATCGTCATCGTCGTCACGAATTCGGTCGAGGTTCTCATCAAGCCGGAGCACTTGAAGCCCGGCGCAGTCGTACTCGACGACACGCAGCCCCGGAACACCTCCAAGGACCTCGTCTGGACAAGGCCCGACGTTCTCATCCTGGATGTGGTTGCACAGGCTCCCGGCGTCGACACCCATTTTTCATTCGGCTTTCCGCAGTCCGACGATGTTTTCACCTGCTGCGGGGAGGTGATGATTTTGGCCGCGCGCAATTGGAAAGGGCATTTCGCCGTCGGACAATTCGACGACCAGCTCGTCCATCAAATGACCCGATGGAGCGAAGAGATGAAATTTAAAATTGCTCCCCTCAGAAGCTTCAACGAATTGGTCTCACAGGAAAAGTTAGAGTATATCAAGACATTCCACCAGCCGATGGCCGAGCTCTTTCCCAAGTAGAGCGGGAACAAGATGGACATCCAAAATAGTCTTAGCTTTTTGGCGGGAATCACCAACCTGGCGCTGGGTTTTGTCGTTTGGTCCCGGGGCCGCAAGAACACC of the Candidatus Manganitrophus noduliformans genome contains:
- a CDS encoding MATE family efflux transporter, with product MRRDVRRQMLALALPVIAGSLLDRAVTTTDIFLVGGLGASAIAAVGLSQLIIVFMMSLIAGLSVGTTVVVAQLVGAQRGQRASEAAFSALWLGFALSFLIGGVGLFFRREAAFLLGAEPALIELIDAYLFYIFLFLPVSVGVDLLSAIMHGRADTRTPMIAIIGVNLLHLGIAYTLIYGRFGFPAMGVRGAAIAVGVSEIFGAGYLLMRAFQKGFLHRTPLRLDLIRQVVRVGLPFCADRLVQQVAQMSYARAVLVYGTVTYAAHQVGLAIEAFSFMAGSGFAVAAVTSVGQSIGASQYKRAKVANWEANRLAVLVMASMGIVFFFFPYLLLRLFTEDAEVIRLGTLFLKIVALIQIPLAITMVLSGSLKGAGDTRFLLTVTFVGAWLIRVPLAFYFSFVQPLGITYVWGVMVVDWFVRMTLTLLRYRSEKWQSIRVVEQERS
- a CDS encoding inositol monophosphatase family protein, which translates into the protein MTEMKRIREVALRAAKKAGQILKKGLEGEVTVSYKGDLNLVTNIDHRSEEAIVALVNKQFPGHQVLAEEGHDRTEPSPFRWIIDPLDGTTNYSHRFPFFCVSIAVEIRGKVQLGIVLDPLRNELFFAEKGKGAFLNEKPISVSSVTRLSKSLLVTGFAYDVRTDPINNFNHFINFSMKAQGVRRTGSAALDLSYVASGRLDGFWELKLQPWDTAAGSLILTEAGGKLSDFSGKSYSIYDSELLASNGKIHREMIDVLQKVG